ACCGTGTAGGTAAAGGTCGGGTCGGCCGCATGCAAAGCCGCCAGGCCCTGCGAAAGCTTGTCCTCCTCGCCTTTCACCTTCAGTTCAATGGCGGCATGGATGCTGGGCTTGGGCCACTGCACACCGGGCAGGCGGCAGATGAACTTCGGACTGCACAACGTATCGCACGTGTGCGTGCTCTTCAGTTTCACCGTCGCGCCCATATCGCCGGCCACCACCTCGTTGATCGGCTCGCGTGTGGCCCCGTTCAACAGGTACAACTGCCCGATCTTTTCCGTGGTCCGACTCCGGGGATTGAACAGCTCGGAACCCACCGCAACCTTCCCGGAGTACACGCGGAAAAAGGAGACCTCCCCAAACTTGGGCTCGCTCACCGTCTTGAACACATACGCCACGGGTTCCGGGTCGGTGAGGGAAATCTCGACCGGCTGGTCGTTGGCGTCCAGCGCCCGGGTCTTGGGCCGGTCGGTCGGGGCAGCCCCGTACTTGGCGATGAAGTCCATGAGCCGGGCCACCCCCACATTGTGCTCGGCGCACGTGGCAAACGCCGGAATGAACGTCTGCTGCAGAATCGCCTGATGCAGACCGCCCCGCAGCTCTTCCTCGGTTAACCGACCCTGTTCCAGGTACTTCTCCGTCAGCGAATCGTCGGCCTCCGCAATGTACTCCATCAACTTTTCGTGCAGGCGGTTGACCTCCTCGGCCCGGGCCCCCGTGGCGGGTGCCTCCTTGAACTTGCCCAAGCCACCCCGCTCGTACGTGATCACCTCGCTGCGTGGCACGTCCAGCACGGTCTGGAAATTCGGCCCCGCATCCAGGGGCACGCTCAACGGAAAGACCCGGTCGCCCGCAAACTCGCGAATCTGCGCCAGCGTCCGTTCAAAATCGGCATTCTCCCGGTCCAGACCGTTGATCACAAACACCTTCGGAATCCCGAATTGCGTCGCCCACTCCCAGACCTGCATCGTCCCCACCCCGGGACCCTCCTTGGCGTCCACCACAATCACCGCCAGGTCCGCCACCCGCAATGCACCCAGGGCCTCGGCGATGAAATCCAAATACCCCGGACAATCCAGAATGTTGAACTTCCGCCCCAGCCATTCGAGGTGCAGCATCGAGGTCTGGATGGAAATCTTCCGTTCCCGCTCGTTATCGTGGTAGTCGGAGACCGTTGAGCCCTGCACCACACTCCCCAGCCGGTTGATCACGCCCGCACAGGCCAGCATGCATTCGCTGAGCATGGTTTTCCCGGCTGAAGCGTGCCCCACGATGGCGAAGTTCCGAATGTCCGAAGGTTGATAAGTTTTCATGCCAGTTTGCGTTGCATTGTATGACCCCGGGAGTCGGGGTTTGCCGGACCCCGGATCTCCCACCCATGCGGCCCCTGCGGACTTCGGTTTCCGGGCGCGCCATGCCGGCGACGCCGGACAGCCGGCCCTGCCGCGGGCCGCGCTTGTTCCAATCAGCCGCAAACTTAGGCCGGCGCCCGTGACCACGTCAATGTTCCGCCCGGACACCCTCCAACAAAAAAGCCGCCGGATCCGCACCCAACACCGCACCGGCCCGCCGTCCGCCGCGCCAAAGCCCAAAACCGGCCAAACTCACTCGTAACGCAACGCCTCGATCGGGTCCAGGTACGCCGCCTTCAACGCCGGATAGGTCCCGAACACCACCCCCACCGCCGAACAACTCAACAGCCCCACCAACGTCCAGTCCCAGGGAATGGCGGGTGGAACCTTGAAGTACCAGGCCGTCAGGTTCCCACCCACGATCCCGCAAATGATCCCCAACACGCCGCCCACCTCGCACAACGCCACCGCTTCAAGAATGAATTGCCCCAAAATGTGCCGGCGTTTGGCCCCCACCGCACGGCGAATCCCGATTTCCCGCGTCCGCTCCGTCACCGACACCAGCATGATGTTCATGATCCCCACCCCCGCCGCCACCAGGGCAATCGAACTGATCACCGCCACCCCGATCCGCACCGCCAGCGTAAACGCCTGAAACTGCTGGATCAGCGAGTCATTCGAGAACACCTCAAAATCATCCTCCGCCCCCGGCGGCACCCGCCGCGCCAGCCGCAACAGCCCGCGCACCTCCTCCATGCAGTCCTCAAACACCGCCCCGTCCCGGGCCTGCACCAGCAGCGTCAAACTCCGGTTCCTGTGACCGTACCGGTTCAGAGCCGTGCGCAACGGTACCGCCACAAAGTCATCCTGATCACTCCCCTGCCCGCCACCCCGGGGCGCAATCACCCCCACCACCCGATACGGCACCCCATCCATCTTGATCGACTGCCCCACCGCCGATCCAAACGGAAACAACGTCCGCGCCACCCGGCTCCCCAACACGCACACCTCCCGCGCATTCACAACGTCCGACTCCATCAACGCCCGGCCCTCGGCCAACACCCAGCCCCGAGCAGGAAAACAACCCGTCGTCACCCCCAACAACCGCACCGTGGGCGCCGTCCGGGCATACCGACTCGAAACCTCCCCGGCCCAGAACTCGTCTTCCACCCCCACCGCCGCCACCCAACGCGCTCGATCCTCAATCCAGCGCGCCTGGTCCCAGGTGATCGGCTTGCGACGCCAGTACTTCTCCAGGCCCTCCGGCCCGCCAAAATACAGCGCCGGCCACTTCCGCACCGCAAACGTGTGCGCGCCCAGCTGGCTCATCTCCCGCTCCACATTGCTCTGCAACACCCGCAGGGCCGTCATCGTCACCATGATCGAAAACACCCCCACCAACACCCCCAGCAGCGTCAGGGCCGAACGCAACCGGTGCGCCACCAGCGCCGCCATCGCCATGCGAAACCCCTCCGCCACCTCCGCCCAAAACCATGCCCTGCGCCGTCCGGCGCCCCAACCCGACCGCACCGGCCCCGCCCGGTCCAACACCGGCGGCACCCCCATGCTCGCCTCCCGTTCTGACGACATACCCCTCACTCCGCACGTAACGCGTCCACCGGGTTCATCCGGGCCGCCCGCCACGCCGGCAAAAGGCCGGAAACCAACCCCGTGACCAACGCCACCCCCAGGGCCAGGGCCGCCACACGCAGGGACAAGCGGGCCGGCAACATCAGTTGCAAACCCAGGGTCAACGGCCACGCCAGCAGCAGCGCCACCAGCCCGCCCATCAGACAAATGGCCGCCGCCTCCAACAGAAATTGCATCAGAATCGCGCGCCGCCTGGCCCCCACCGCCTTGCGAATCCCGATCTCCCGCGTCCGTTCCGCCACCGACACAAACATGATGTTCATGATCCCGATCCCGCCCACGAACAACGACAGGCCGGTGATGAACAACCCCACCACCGCGATCGTGCCACCCACCTGCTGAAACACCCGGATGAACTGCTGCTGCTGATTGATGGAAAAATCGTCCGGCTCACCCGGCGCCAAACGCCGAACCCGCCGCATCGCCTGTCGCAATTCCTCCCGCGCATCCTCCAAGGCCGCCACGTTGCCCACCTTCACCTGGATTTGCAGATCCGGCCGGCTCTGAAACGACGCCAGAAAGGCCCCCAGCGGCACGATGATCTGATTGTCCAAACTGAACGCGCCCAGAAACGTCCCTTGCCGCTCCAGCACCCCCACCACCTCGAACGTGCCACCACCAATCCGGATCCGCCGACCCAACGGCGGTTCGTGCCGGAACAGGTTGGTCGCCACCTCGGTGCCAATCACACAGACCGGCCGCGCCCCCGCCACCTCCGCACTGCTCAGGAACCGGCCCAAACTCACCCGCACACCCGCGGTCAACAAGTACTGGTCGGTCGTCCCGATGATGAACACACTGCCCGCACTCCGGTTCTGATACCGCACCGGCTGATTCCCCCGCGCCACAGGGGCCACCGCCACCGCCCAACCCACCGCGCGCTCCAACGCCCGCGCATCCCCCAGGTCAATCGGACGCCGCTTCTGCATCCGCAGCCAAACCTCGCGCGACCCTATAAACCAGTCCATCCGATCCACAAACAACACGTCCGTCCCGATCCTCGACACGCTCTGCAGGAACGAGCGGTTCAACCCCTCGATGGCCGTGCCCATCAGGGTCACTGTGACCACACCGATCACAATGCCCAGAGTCGTCAAAGCCGCCCGGAGCTTGTTGGCCGCCAGCGCCGCCAGTGCCATCCGCAGGGCCTCGCCCAG
Above is a window of Limisphaera ngatamarikiensis DNA encoding:
- a CDS encoding elongation factor G, encoding MKTYQPSDIRNFAIVGHASAGKTMLSECMLACAGVINRLGSVVQGSTVSDYHDNERERKISIQTSMLHLEWLGRKFNILDCPGYLDFIAEALGALRVADLAVIVVDAKEGPGVGTMQVWEWATQFGIPKVFVINGLDRENADFERTLAQIREFAGDRVFPLSVPLDAGPNFQTVLDVPRSEVITYERGGLGKFKEAPATGARAEEVNRLHEKLMEYIAEADDSLTEKYLEQGRLTEEELRGGLHQAILQQTFIPAFATCAEHNVGVARLMDFIAKYGAAPTDRPKTRALDANDQPVEISLTDPEPVAYVFKTVSEPKFGEVSFFRVYSGKVAVGSELFNPRSRTTEKIGQLYLLNGATREPINEVVAGDMGATVKLKSTHTCDTLCSPKFICRLPGVQWPKPSIHAAIELKVKGEEDKLSQGLAALHAADPTFTYTVDAELRQTILSAQGELHLMVITDELKKRFRVEVDLVPPRIRFRETIKSKGEAKYRHKKQTGGAGQFAEVWMRIEPRPRDTGLEFTESLVGQNVDRVFVPSVEKGVQRAAMEGILAGYRVTDVKVDFYDGKMHPVDSKDIAFQIAGYEAFKEAFRSANPILLEPIQNVEIRVPEEYMGAVMGDLSSRRGKIVGMESLGRMQIIRAQVPAAEMYRYAVTLRSLTGGRGVHTEEFSHYEEMPAALAQKVIEESRRQREQQAAEK
- a CDS encoding ABC transporter permease, yielding MSSEREASMGVPPVLDRAGPVRSGWGAGRRRAWFWAEVAEGFRMAMAALVAHRLRSALTLLGVLVGVFSIMVTMTALRVLQSNVEREMSQLGAHTFAVRKWPALYFGGPEGLEKYWRRKPITWDQARWIEDRARWVAAVGVEDEFWAGEVSSRYARTAPTVRLLGVTTGCFPARGWVLAEGRALMESDVVNAREVCVLGSRVARTLFPFGSAVGQSIKMDGVPYRVVGVIAPRGGGQGSDQDDFVAVPLRTALNRYGHRNRSLTLLVQARDGAVFEDCMEEVRGLLRLARRVPPGAEDDFEVFSNDSLIQQFQAFTLAVRIGVAVISSIALVAAGVGIMNIMLVSVTERTREIGIRRAVGAKRRHILGQFILEAVALCEVGGVLGIICGIVGGNLTAWYFKVPPAIPWDWTLVGLLSCSAVGVVFGTYPALKAAYLDPIEALRYE
- a CDS encoding ABC transporter permease, which encodes MRLAIELGEALRMALAALAANKLRAALTTLGIVIGVVTVTLMGTAIEGLNRSFLQSVSRIGTDVLFVDRMDWFIGSREVWLRMQKRRPIDLGDARALERAVGWAVAVAPVARGNQPVRYQNRSAGSVFIIGTTDQYLLTAGVRVSLGRFLSSAEVAGARPVCVIGTEVATNLFRHEPPLGRRIRIGGGTFEVVGVLERQGTFLGAFSLDNQIIVPLGAFLASFQSRPDLQIQVKVGNVAALEDAREELRQAMRRVRRLAPGEPDDFSINQQQQFIRVFQQVGGTIAVVGLFITGLSLFVGGIGIMNIMFVSVAERTREIGIRKAVGARRRAILMQFLLEAAAICLMGGLVALLLAWPLTLGLQLMLPARLSLRVAALALGVALVTGLVSGLLPAWRAARMNPVDALRAE